The sequence CCCTGACCCTCTCCGTGGCGTTCGGCGCGAGCCGGGCCATCGGCCTGTCCACGTGGTTCGGTGCCATCGAGCCCGGCCCGGCGCTGGTGACGTACCGGGTGTGGTGGCACTTCGTGGCCAACCTGGTCGGCACGTTCATCCTCGTGACCGCCGTCTACCACCTCTGGAAGGAGAAGCGGAGGGTCAGGGAGAGCTACGGCCTCGTGGAGCCCGGGGACGTCGCGGCCACCGCGGACGTGTCCGAACCCCTCTCCCCGCACGGGGAGGACGACCCCGCGCACGCGGATGACGACCTCTCGCGGGCCGACGCCTCCGCACACACGGAAGACGTGCTCGCGCACGCGGACGGCTCCCCGCACGGGGAAGAGGAGCCCTCGCACGCGGACGACCCCTCGCGCGTACTCGCACCGGCGAAGCACCTCTGACGGTGCCCCGCCGCCCGTACGTCCCGTGCGGCTCCCGGGCCCCGCGCCCCGCGCCACAGGGCCGCGCCTCGCGCCACAGGCCGCGCGCCGTGCCGTAGGGCCACGCCCCGTGCCGTAGGGCCACGCCCCGTGCCGTAGGACCGCGCCCCGTGCCGTAGGCGCCCGGTCCGGGAGCCCACCGCTTCGATCCGAGAACCCGCGCTCCGACCAGCACCGCCCCGCCCTCGTCCCCGAAACATGATCCGTTCATGGGCCGTTCATGGTGCAACCGGGATGGTGACCGCGCATCCGGCGTCCTACCCTGCACCCGTTCGTATCGGAACGGTCCGGGGGACGGTTCGTTGGCGTCGGATGACGCGGTGCTCGGCTGTACGGGGGAAGTCGTCGTGGCCACGCGGGGTTCCGCGGGGCCCGGGGAAGTGCTCGCGGAGGTGCGCGGCGGGCGGGAGTTGTTCCTCGCCTGGTCCGAGGCGCCGATCCCACGCGGTACCCGCGTCCTCGTCGTCGGCTCGCGCGGTACGCGGCAGATCGACGTGGTGCCCTGGGAGGACCCGCTCGACGGTCTCCTCGGCCCGCACCCCTAGACCACCCAACTAGGGGGGAATCACCGTATGTTCGGCTACCGCGTACCAGCGCCCGACCAGGCCATGCTCATCTCGGGCGGCAAGCGCGGACTGGGCGGCGCGCCCTTCCGCGTCGTGACCGGGCACGGCAAGCTCGTGCTGCCCATCATCCGCAAGTCCCGCTTCCTCTCGCTCGCGATGGCCGAGTCCGAGGTGGTCGAGAAGTGCGTGACGCGCCAGGGCATCGCGCTCACCGTGCGCGCGGTCATCGCCTTCAAGGTCGGCAACGACGTCGAGTCGATCGTCAACGCCGGTCAGCGTTTCCTCTCCGACCAGGAGCAGATGTCGGTCCTCACCGGCCGGATCTTCGCGGGCCACCTGCGCAGCATCATCGGCTCGATGACCGTCGAGGAGATCGTCACCGAGCGCCAGAAGCTCGCGACCGAGGTGCTGGACACCTCGAAGTCGGAGATGGCCTCGATCGGGCTGCACGTCGACTCCCTCCAGATCCAGTCGATCGACGACGGCGACACGGGGTACATCGAGGCGATGTCCGCGCCGCACAAGGCGAACATCCAGCGCGCAGCCCAGATCGCGCAGGCGCAGGCCACGCAGGCGGCGGCCCAGGCGCAGCAGGAGGCGACGCGCAAGCAGGCCGAGTACGCGCGCGAGACGGCGATCGTGCAGGCCAAGTACAACGCGGAGGTCGACCAGGCCCGCGCCGAGGCGGAGCAGGCCGGGCCGCTCGCGCTGGCCCACGCGCAGCAGGAGGTGCTCGCCGCGCAGACGGAACTGGCGCAGCGGCAGGCGAAGTTGCGCGAGGAACAGCTCGTGGCCGAGGTGGTCAAGCCCGCGCAGGCGGAGGCGGAGCGGATCAGGCTCGTGGCGCAGGCCGAGGCGGAGCGGATGCGCGTCCAGGCGGAGGCGGCGGCGTCGAACGACCGGGTGGCGCTGGACCGGATGCTGATCGACCAGCTCCCGATGATCGTCAAGGAGGCGGCGGGCGGCCTCTCGGGCGCCAACGTCAACGTCCTCAACGGCGCGGACGGCCTCGGCGAGATCGCGGCCGGTCTGGTGAGCCAGGGCCTGACCATCCTCGACTCGGTCCGGGGCAACCTGAGCGCCACCGAGGACCGCGAGGAGACACCCCGCCCCGGCACGGCCATCGACATCACCTGACGGACGCCCCGCAGCGGAGCCGGGGAACGCGGCGGCGGGGAACGCGGAGCCGGGGGAACGCGGCAGCGGGGAACGCGTGGGCGGCCCCGTCCACGAGCCGCCGCCCGCGCTCGCCCGGCCGTGGCGCCTGGCCGTACGCCCAGCCGTACGCCTAGCCGTTCCCCCGGCCGTACGCCTAGCCGTTCCCCCGGCCGTACGCCTAGCCCCCCGCCCCCCGCCGCGCGGGTTCCTCGGCTCCCCGCTCGGAGGCGCTCGGCCGCCGCCCGCCCCCGTACGCCCGCCCTCGTCCCCGTACGCCCGCCCCCTCCGCACCCCCCAACCACCCGAACCGGGATGCCCTCACCCCCTCCCCCCTGAAAAGCTGTCCCCATGAGCGCCACCACCCGCCCCGTCTCCCTCGCCCACGACACCTTCGGCGACTCCGCCGATCCGGCTGTCCTCCTCGTCGCCGGTTTCGGTTCGCAGA comes from Streptomyces sp. Tu6071 and encodes:
- a CDS encoding SPFH domain-containing protein, whose translation is MFGYRVPAPDQAMLISGGKRGLGGAPFRVVTGHGKLVLPIIRKSRFLSLAMAESEVVEKCVTRQGIALTVRAVIAFKVGNDVESIVNAGQRFLSDQEQMSVLTGRIFAGHLRSIIGSMTVEEIVTERQKLATEVLDTSKSEMASIGLHVDSLQIQSIDDGDTGYIEAMSAPHKANIQRAAQIAQAQATQAAAQAQQEATRKQAEYARETAIVQAKYNAEVDQARAEAEQAGPLALAHAQQEVLAAQTELAQRQAKLREEQLVAEVVKPAQAEAERIRLVAQAEAERMRVQAEAAASNDRVALDRMLIDQLPMIVKEAAGGLSGANVNVLNGADGLGEIAAGLVSQGLTILDSVRGNLSATEDREETPRPGTAIDIT